One window of Saimiri boliviensis isolate mSaiBol1 chromosome 4, mSaiBol1.pri, whole genome shotgun sequence genomic DNA carries:
- the GCM2 gene encoding chorion-specific transcription factor GCMb encodes MPAAAVQEAVGVCSYGMQLSWDINDPQMPQELALFDQFREWPDGYVRFIYSSDEKKAQRHLSGWAMRNTNNHNGLILKKSCLGVVVCAQACALPDGSRLQLRPAICDKARLKQQKKACPNCHSALELIPCRGHSGYPVTNFWRLDGNAIFFQAKGVHDHPRPESKSETEARRSAFKRQMASFYQPQKKRIREFEVEENQDNSGLDFSSIPLENPEDFDIVTETSFPIPGQPCPSFPNSDTYKATCDLATFQGDKMPPFQKYSSPRIYLPRPPCSYELANPAYTNSNAYPTLYKDSTSIPNDTDCIHLNTLQYNVNSYSSYERSFDFTNKQHVWKPSLGKPSRVEKTDHGQFRAVATHPYYNPELPCRYLTTPPPGALQTVITTTTKVSYQAYQPPGRKYSDGLGEVKSLSSCSYAPEDARMSVAVYPEAWGPPATVTRAASPSGPLPMKTAGDCRATRPTMAMPHQPVSSRTDEAETWDACLSGPGSAISHSERVGPLFSYNNEDF; translated from the exons ATGCCCGCGGCCGCGGTGCAGGAAGCGGTCGGCGTGTGCTCCTACGGGATGCAGCTCAGCTGGGACATCAACGATCCGCAGATGCCCCAG GAGCTGGCCCTCTTTGACCAATTCCGAGAGTGGCCTGACGGCTACGTGCGCTTCATCTACAGCAGCGATGAGAAGAAGGCGCAGCGCCACCTGAGCGGCTGGGCCATGCGCAACACCAACAACCACAATGGCCTCATTCTCAAGAAGTCgtgcctgggcgtggtggtgtgcgcgcAGGCCTGCGCCCTGCCCGACGGTTCCCGCCTGCAGCTGCGGCCGGCCATCTGCGACAAGGCACGGCTGAAACAGCAGA AGAAGGCATGCCCTAACTGTCATTCTGCTTTGGAATTGATTCCTTGTCGAGGGCACAGTGGATATCCTGTAACCAACTTTTGGCGGCTTGATGGCAACGCAATCTTTTTTCAG GCCAAGGGAGTTCATGATCACCCAAGACCAGAGAGCAAATCAGAGACGGAAGCTAGAAGAAGCGCCTTCAAGAGACAAATGGCCTCTTTCTACCAACCCCAGAAAAAGAGAATTCGAGAATTCGAG gtAGAAGAAAATCAAGACAACAGTGGTCTTGATTTCAGCAGCATACCCTTGGAAAATCCAGAAGACTTTGATATAGTTACTGAAACCAGCTTTCCTATTCCAGGGCAGCCTTGCCCTTCCTTCCCAAACTCTGATACTTACAAAGCTACCTGTGACCTAGCCACCTTTCAAGGAGACAAAATGCCACCCTTTCAGAAATATTCAAGCCCAAGAATCTATTTGCCTAGGCCACCTTGCAGCTATGAATTGGCAAATCCTGCTTATACAAATTCGAACGCATATCCCACCCTTTATAAGGATTCCACCAGTATTCCTAATGACACAGACTGCATTCATCTGAACACACTACAATATAATGTCAATTCATACAGCAGCTACGAGAGAAGCTTTGATTTCACCAACAAACAGCATGTCTGGAAACCATCTCTTGGAAAACCCAGCCGTGTGGAGAAGACCGACCATGGGCAGTTTCGGGCTGTGGCCACTCACCCTTATTATAATCCAGAGCTTCCCTGTAGGTACCTCACGACTCCGCCACCAGGTGCCCTACAAACTGtgatcaccaccaccaccaaagtgTCCTACCAGGCCTACCAGCCCCCTGGTAGGAAATACAGTGATGGTCTGGGAGAGGTTAAGAGCCTTTCGAGCTGTAGCTACGCTCCTGAAGATGCCAGGATGTCGGTCGCGGTCTATCCAGAAGCCTGGGGTCCTCCAGCAACAGTCACCAGGGCAGCCTCTCCTTCAGGGCCACTTCCTATGAAAACTGCAGGAGATTGCCGGGCCACCAGACCCACCATGGCTATGCCCCACCAGCCAGTTTCCTCCAGGACAGATGAAGCAGAGACTTGGGATGCGTGTCTGTCTGGGCCGGGCTCTGCAATCAGTCACTCAGAGAGAGTAGGTCCCTTGTTTAGCTACAACAATGAGGATTTCTGA